One region of Polaribacter pectinis genomic DNA includes:
- a CDS encoding VOC family protein — MHTFTFNHIALSVKNVDKSVAFYQKVLQLKEIKNTASESKTRWLSLNDSLQLHLIPRPDSEIKTNKAVHFALSTADLDSFVNYLKDLKIDYSDWLGTINKDYIRKDGIKQIYFQDPNGYWIEINDDV; from the coding sequence ATGCACACTTTCACATTCAATCATATAGCACTTTCAGTTAAAAATGTAGATAAATCTGTTGCTTTTTATCAAAAAGTACTTCAACTAAAAGAGATTAAAAATACTGCTTCTGAATCAAAAACTAGATGGTTGTCTTTAAACGATAGTTTACAACTTCACTTAATTCCTCGTCCAGATTCTGAAATAAAAACAAATAAAGCTGTTCATTTTGCTTTATCAACTGCAGATTTGGATTCATTTGTAAATTATCTAAAAGATTTAAAAATTGATTATTCTGATTGGCTTGGCACAATAAACAAAGACTACATAAGAAAAGATGGAATAAAACAAATTTACTTTCAAGACCCAAATGGATATTGGATTGAAATAAATGACGATGTTTAA
- a CDS encoding thioredoxin family protein, translated as MARTESNEFKNGKTAPDFKLINTVDNKFYSLNDLKGKKGTVIMFICNHCPFVIHVNNELVKIANEYQQKGVNFIAISSNDVDNFPQDSPELMKELAIKENYPFPYLFDETQDVAKAYDAACTPDFYAFDTDLKAIYHGQLDNSRPGNGKPVTGNDLRTSLNNLLENKPALENQKPSMGCGIKWK; from the coding sequence ATGGCAAGAACAGAATCTAATGAATTTAAAAATGGAAAAACAGCTCCAGATTTTAAATTAATAAATACAGTTGACAATAAGTTTTATTCTCTAAATGATTTAAAAGGGAAGAAAGGAACCGTAATTATGTTTATTTGTAATCACTGTCCGTTTGTAATTCATGTAAATAATGAGCTGGTTAAAATAGCCAATGAATACCAGCAAAAAGGTGTTAATTTTATAGCAATTAGTTCTAATGATGTTGACAATTTTCCGCAAGATTCACCCGAATTAATGAAGGAATTAGCAATAAAAGAAAACTATCCTTTTCCGTATTTATTTGATGAAACACAAGATGTTGCAAAAGCTTATGATGCAGCTTGTACACCAGATTTTTATGCTTTTGATACGGATTTAAAAGCCATCTATCACGGACAATTAGATAATTCTAGACCTGGAAACGGAAAACCAGTTACTGGAAATGATTTACGAACATCTTTAAATAATTTACTAGAAAATAAACCTGCTTTAGAAAACCAAAAACCAAGTATGGGTTGTGGTATAAAGTGGAAATAA
- a CDS encoding thiamine diphosphokinase: MKNKKVFLLLNGEAPIKTPDLSNYDIICATDGAYQYLKENNIKPNFISGDFDSLNEIPNTIEIIKTPNQDYTDFDKILQILFDKGFKTIDVFGASGKEQDHFLGNLHTAIQWKEKLNLTFFDNHSYYFLADKSTQIPNCKNNIISLIPFPKATNINTKGLQYSLNNEDLIFGERIGTRNKAINNLISITFEVGELFIFVNQ, encoded by the coding sequence ATGAAAAACAAAAAAGTTTTTTTATTATTAAATGGTGAAGCTCCCATAAAAACACCAGACCTTTCTAATTATGATATCATTTGTGCAACAGATGGTGCTTATCAATATTTAAAAGAAAATAATATAAAACCTAATTTTATTAGTGGCGATTTCGATTCTCTAAATGAAATACCCAATACTATTGAAATAATAAAAACTCCAAATCAAGATTATACAGATTTTGATAAAATTTTACAAATCTTGTTTGATAAAGGCTTTAAAACCATTGATGTTTTTGGTGCAAGTGGAAAAGAACAAGATCATTTTTTAGGAAATTTACACACCGCAATTCAATGGAAAGAAAAATTAAACCTTACTTTTTTTGATAATCATAGTTATTATTTTTTGGCTGACAAATCAACTCAAATACCAAACTGTAAAAACAATATTATTTCTTTAATTCCATTTCCGAAAGCAACAAATATCAACACAAAAGGGTTACAATATTCTTTAAATAATGAAGATTTAATTTTTGGGGAAAGAATTGGTACAAGAAACAAAGCTATTAATAACCTAATATCTATTACTTTTGAAGTTGGAGAATTGTTTATTTTCGTCAATCAATAA
- a CDS encoding MotA/TolQ/ExbB proton channel family protein: MNLINEGGPLFMVSLLILLIVTIFLVAKGLKNNTSKNLELIKAVSLFALVFGFFGFILGLINALDMISDTSEIAPGILAGGIKRGILPPTLGTFIFLIGRLGVIVITWMKKE, from the coding sequence ATGAACTTAATTAACGAAGGCGGACCATTATTTATGGTTTCATTGCTAATTTTACTAATTGTTACTATTTTTTTAGTAGCTAAAGGACTTAAAAACAACACTTCAAAAAACCTAGAACTTATTAAAGCTGTAAGTTTATTTGCTTTAGTTTTTGGTTTTTTTGGTTTTATTTTGGGCTTAATTAATGCATTGGATATGATTTCTGATACTTCTGAAATTGCTCCAGGTATTTTAGCTGGCGGAATAAAAAGAGGAATCTTACCTCCTACTTTAGGAACTTTTATATTTCTTATAGGTCGATTAGGAGTTATTGTTATTACTTGGATGAAAAAGGAATAG